One genomic window of Oncorhynchus clarkii lewisi isolate Uvic-CL-2024 chromosome 5, UVic_Ocla_1.0, whole genome shotgun sequence includes the following:
- the LOC139409651 gene encoding low choriolytic enzyme-like, translated as MVWLLILWVVQVGSVPIANFTNATTSNATFPATVDNSKKPINNSTNVTFSATGSTASMGPHRRQNDWYKTPETREEDLQFDLAITEGDILVSEDRLAVKSLWPENEGVTSIPYKINDDLVDRKETMLAAFKMISDQTCILFHEYTNEINYIELISGTGCASYVGFQGGAQSLYFGRACNVGNLCHELMHALGLHHEHTRPDRDQYITIQWDNVVSGKEENFKVKEGDTQDLPYDYDSIMHYGTYYFSSNRNPTIDSKKSGVQIGQRNHLSPLDIARLNKLYQCE; from the exons ATGGTTTGGCTTCTGATTCTCTGGGTTGTCCAAG TGGGCAGTGTTCCCATAGCCAATTTCACAAATGCTACTACTTCAAATGCTACTTTCCCTGCCACAG TGGACAACTCTAAAAAACCCATCAACAATTCTACTAATGTGACTTTCTCTGCCACAG GTTCTACTGCCTCGATGGGGCCACATCGCAGACAAAATGATTGGTATAAAACACCTGAAACCAGAGAAG aGGACTTACAGTTCGACCTTGCTATCACGGAGGGAGACATTCTGGTTTCG GAAGACCGATTAGCTGTGAAGTCACTTTGGCCGGAGAATGAAGGCGTCACTTCTATCCCCTACAAGATCAACGATGATCTGG TGGACAGAAAGGAAACTATGCTAGCAGCGTTCAAGATGATTTCAGACCAGACGTGTATCCTCTTCCACGAATACACCAATGAGATTAACTACATAGAGTTAATCTCTGGGACAGG CTGTGCGTCGTATGTAGGTTTTCAGGGTGGGGCCCAGTCTCTGTACTTCGGTAGAGCCTGTAACGTGGGGAACCTGTGTCATGAGCTGATGCATGCCCTGGGCCTGCACCACGAGCACACACGGCCAGACCGTGACCAATACATCACCATACAGTGGGACAACGTGGTCTCGG GAAAAGAAGAGAACTTTAAGGTGAAGGAAGGAGACACTCAGGATCTGCCCTATGACTACGACTCCATAATGCACTACGGAAC TTATTACTTCTCATCAAACCGGAACCCCACCATTGATTCCAAGAAGAGTGGAGTTCAGATTGGACAGAGAAATCACCTGAGCCCCCTGGACATAGCACGCCTTAACAAACTCTATCAATGTG AATAA